A section of the Akkermansia muciniphila genome encodes:
- a CDS encoding MFS transporter, which produces MNESANPIIKYFSEFKILKTVSKDFWLTNVVQFFDGMAYFSLITVFVLYLTDYCSFNDADAALWVGLYTLFISAFVFAVGSICDIIGIRRTYLIGFIILIAGRLIMGFGPDLSPTVDSGRLVVMTGILIMSFGTAFMSPVIQTSIRRFAPLNARATGFNIYYLLMNIAAVIANVFLIEFFRKHFGAVDGGYWIINFGTLMVLLGCITTRFIDEDNYAEPSEKEANLKAPLRRPLQLFREVWKESAFRKLILFLVLTMGVRIVFTLQFLVMPKYYVRTLYDDFAIGSINAINPAIIVSGLILLIPVLGRFSTVSLMIVGMSISAFSLVFMAIPIEWYYVVPGIETRSQAYLVAIVTQILVFAFGELLFSPRFSEYVARVAPKDKVASYMSLAALPMFIAKPINGIIGGLLVAYLCYDGICAKMDTGHIGFWDSPEFMWTIYLAMAVISPIAIIMTRKTITSDHPEEDADSPLIAAIETEMDPAVTAEELTEANS; this is translated from the coding sequence ATGAACGAGTCCGCCAACCCTATCATCAAGTACTTTTCCGAGTTCAAAATCCTAAAAACCGTATCCAAAGATTTCTGGCTCACCAACGTCGTCCAGTTCTTTGACGGCATGGCCTACTTCTCCCTGATTACGGTATTTGTCCTCTACCTGACGGACTATTGCAGTTTCAACGATGCGGACGCGGCCCTGTGGGTGGGGCTGTACACCCTGTTCATCTCCGCCTTCGTCTTTGCGGTGGGTTCCATCTGCGACATCATCGGCATAAGGCGCACGTACCTGATCGGCTTCATCATCCTCATCGCCGGGCGTCTCATCATGGGATTCGGGCCGGATCTGAGCCCCACCGTGGACTCCGGGAGGCTGGTGGTCATGACGGGGATTCTGATCATGTCCTTCGGCACGGCGTTCATGTCACCCGTCATCCAGACCTCCATCCGGCGCTTCGCCCCGCTGAATGCGCGCGCCACGGGGTTCAATATCTATTACCTGCTGATGAACATCGCCGCCGTGATCGCGAACGTATTCCTGATTGAATTCTTCCGCAAGCACTTCGGCGCCGTGGACGGCGGCTACTGGATCATCAACTTCGGCACGCTGATGGTGCTGCTGGGCTGCATCACCACCCGCTTCATTGACGAAGACAATTACGCGGAACCCAGTGAAAAGGAGGCTAACCTGAAAGCGCCCCTCCGCCGTCCCCTGCAGCTTTTCCGGGAAGTGTGGAAGGAATCAGCCTTCCGCAAGCTCATCCTCTTCCTGGTGCTGACCATGGGCGTGCGCATCGTCTTCACGCTGCAATTCCTGGTCATGCCCAAATACTACGTTCGCACCCTGTATGATGACTTTGCCATCGGCTCCATCAATGCCATCAACCCGGCCATCATCGTTTCCGGGCTTATCCTGCTCATTCCGGTGCTGGGACGCTTCTCCACCGTCAGCCTCATGATCGTGGGCATGTCCATTTCCGCTTTCTCCCTTGTCTTCATGGCCATTCCCATTGAATGGTACTATGTGGTGCCCGGCATTGAAACGCGCTCCCAGGCGTATCTGGTAGCCATTGTGACGCAGATTCTGGTGTTCGCGTTCGGGGAACTGCTTTTCTCTCCCCGTTTCTCGGAATATGTGGCCCGTGTGGCGCCCAAGGACAAGGTGGCCTCCTACATGTCCCTGGCGGCATTGCCCATGTTCATTGCCAAGCCCATCAACGGCATCATCGGTGGCCTGCTGGTCGCCTACCTCTGCTACGACGGCATCTGCGCCAAAATGGATACCGGGCACATCGGCTTCTGGGATTCACCCGAATTCATGTGGACCATTTACCTGGCCATGGCCGTCATCAGCCCCATTGCCATCATCATGACCCGCAAGACCATCACCTCCGACCACCCGGAGGAAGATGCGGACTCCCCGCTCATTGCGGCCATTGAAACGGAAATGGACCCCGCCGTTACGGCGGAAGAACTCACGGAAGCCAACTCCTAA
- a CDS encoding ankyrin repeat domain-containing protein gives MNQHTRNIIVDSLILVAFSSILGGISLVVSKSFSGDPNPALDLITVMKKAEAKEVNASSEQEEQEARVKGMKEFDQTLEEGEQLAAKEGKAFVNMTDPHGRTPVMWVCYANYNNIETTLKLEAKRAPYLGRLLEDTRVEIDQKDKDGWTALHWASWSGLDRLSDMLIEKKADINNREGNGFTPLMLAAMRGNFQVAALLLEKGADMNAVNKFGKNALQLAEEGALAYQSSFDLTKTEVSKAPVNTFAQAYEKAVAALSPEHAPEFMEAMKKAVGRQSFVETEYVLQLITRSLISKNLLTEEQAGKFKEEITGAVAENSQIIDVRGVAFEHTVDLLRKAAGK, from the coding sequence ATGAACCAGCACACGCGCAACATCATTGTGGACTCCCTCATCCTGGTGGCTTTCAGTTCCATTTTGGGCGGCATCAGCCTGGTGGTTTCCAAATCCTTCTCCGGAGACCCCAATCCGGCCCTGGACCTCATCACCGTGATGAAAAAGGCGGAGGCCAAGGAAGTCAATGCCTCCTCCGAACAGGAGGAACAGGAAGCCAGGGTCAAGGGAATGAAGGAATTCGACCAAACTCTGGAAGAAGGGGAGCAACTGGCGGCGAAGGAAGGAAAAGCCTTCGTCAACATGACGGACCCCCACGGCAGGACGCCCGTCATGTGGGTGTGCTATGCCAACTACAACAACATTGAAACCACACTGAAGCTGGAAGCCAAGCGCGCGCCCTACCTGGGACGCCTGCTGGAAGATACCCGCGTGGAAATCGACCAGAAGGACAAGGACGGATGGACCGCCCTGCACTGGGCGTCCTGGAGCGGCCTGGACCGCTTGTCCGACATGCTGATTGAAAAGAAGGCGGACATCAACAACCGGGAGGGCAACGGCTTTACGCCGCTGATGCTGGCGGCCATGCGCGGCAACTTCCAGGTGGCAGCCCTGCTGCTGGAAAAAGGGGCGGACATGAATGCCGTCAACAAATTCGGCAAGAACGCCCTTCAACTGGCGGAGGAAGGGGCCCTTGCCTACCAATCCAGCTTTGACCTGACCAAGACGGAAGTTTCCAAGGCCCCGGTGAACACCTTTGCACAGGCTTATGAAAAAGCTGTTGCGGCCCTCTCGCCTGAACACGCCCCCGAATTCATGGAAGCCATGAAAAAGGCGGTAGGCCGCCAGTCCTTTGTGGAAACGGAGTACGTTCTCCAGCTCATTACGCGCTCCCTGATCTCTAAAAACCTGCTCACGGAGGAACAGGCCGGAAAATTCAAGGAGGAAATCACCGGAGCCGTAGCGGAAAACTCCCAGATCATTGACGTGCGCGGCGTAGCCTTTGAACACACCGTGGACCTGCTCCGTAAAGCGGCTGGGAAATAA